From the genome of Amycolatopsis granulosa:
TTCACATCGTGAGATCGCACGCCGGTGGTTGTCGGCCCCCGCCCGTATGCTCGCCGCGTGAGCGAGTACCTGCTGGCCGCGGGCGATCGGCCGCTGTTCGAGTGGCGCTGGGTCGAGCGCAACGCGGACCAGATCGTGCAGCGCCTCGGCGAGCACCTGGCGCTGACCGCCGCCGCGCTCGCGATCGGGCTGGTGGTGTCCCTGGCGCTGGCCGTGCTGTCGCTGCGGTGGCGCTGGTTCTACGCGGTCGCACTGGGCACGGCGGGCGCGCTCTACGTGATCCCCAGCCTGGGTGCGTTCGCCCTGCTGGTGCCGTTCTTCGGGCTGTCGTTCACCACCGCGGTGATCCCGCTCGCCACGTACACGCTGCTGATCCTGCTGCGCAACATCGTCACCGGCATCCAGCAGGTGCCCGAGGAGGTCCGGGAAGCCGCGATCGGCATGGGCTTCACGAGGGTGCGCCTGCTGCTGCAGGTCGAGTTCCCGCTGGCGCTGCCGGTGGTCGTGGCCGGGCTGCGGGTGGCGGCGGTCACCACGATCGGGCTGGTCACGGTCACCGCGATGCTCGGGATGGGCGGTCTGGGCTTCTTCATCCGGCAGGGCATCCAGACGACCACACCGAACCCGACGGCGATCATCGTCGGGATCGGACTGTCCATCGTGCTCGCCGTGCTGGTCGACGCGTTGTTGTGGCTGAGTGAACGGGCGCTCGCCCCGTGGGCGCGGAAGGCGGGCCGGGCATGAACGCGGTCGAGCAGGCGCTGGACTGGCTGGGCCGGCCGGGCCGGTGGAGCTGGACGGACCCGGCCGGCATCCCGTACCGGACGGTGGAGCACCTCGGGTTCTCGGTGTTGTCGCTGCTCGTCGCGGCGGCCCTCGCCGTGCCGTCCGCACTGCTGCTGGCGCACTTCCGCCGCGGCGCGTTCCTGGCGAGCAGCGCGGTGAACATCGGCCGGGCGATCCCGAGCTTCGGCCTGATCATCCTGTTCTGGTACCTGGCGAGCAGGTGGGGCGTCGGCACGTCGTTCTGGCCCTTGCTGCTGGCACTGGTGGCGCTCGCGCTGCCGCCGTTGTTCAGCAACACCTACGCGGGCGTGGTGTCGCTCGAGCCGGACGCGGTGGACGCGGCGCGTGGCATCGGCCACACCGAGCGGCAGATCATGCTGCGGATCGAGCTGCCCCTGGCGCTGCCGGTGGTCCTGGCCGGTGCGCGGGTGGCGTTCCTGCAGCTCGTGGCGACCGTCGCGATCGGCGCGATCGTCAACGACGGCGGGGGCCTGGGCCGCTTCATCGTGGACGGGTTCGCGCAGGGCGCGGGCGGCTACGGCGAGATCCTCGCCGGGGGCCTCGCGGTCATCGTGCTGGCCCTCGCGTGCGAGGGCGTGTTCGCCCTGCTGGAGCGGTTCGCGGTGCCGCGGGGCCTCATCCTCTCCCGACGCACGACACTGACGACCCGCCCCGCCTAGCTCACCGGCTTCGCCAGTCCCTCAATCACCTCGGCCCCGGGCAGCGAGGCCAGCAGCTCCCCGGTGACCAGCAGCTTCCCGCCGCGCGTACCGCTGCCGATGACGAGTTCGGGCGAGTCCGCGACGGCCTTGTCGACGAGGATCGGCCAGTCCGCGGGCAACCCGACCGGCGTGATGCCCCCGTAGGCCATCCCGGTGAGTTCGACCGCCTCGTCCGTCGGCGCGAAGGACGCCTTGCGGACGTCGAGACGCCGTTTGATGACGCCGTTGACGTCGGCGCGGGTCGTGGCGAGCACCAGCGCGGCGGCGAAGCGCACCTCCCCGGCCCGCTTGCCGGAGACGACGACGCAGTTCGCGGAGGCCGACAGCGGCGAGGAGTAGGCGTCGCAGAACGCGGCGGTGTCGGCCAGGCCGGGATCGATCTCGACGACACCGGCCTGGGTGTCGTCGAGAGTGGCGAGCGCCTTGGCGACGGGCTCGGCCAGCAGGTCGGTGCGTTCGGTGGCCGGGTGGACGGTCAGCGTCCCGGCGATGCTCCAGGTCCTCACGACCGCCAGGATAGGCGGTGCCGGTCCCGGAGGCGGTTCACCAGTTCTTGCCGCCGCGCTGGACCTCGATGAGCCGCGGCCGCACGTCCACGAGGTAGACCAGCACGGCCACGAGCCCGGCCAGCCAGAAGAAACTCCCGGCGCCGACGAACTGGAACAACCCCATGGCGATGGTGCCCGCACCCGTGATGGCCAGCCAGATGGGCTTGGTCTTGCGGTCCGCGGCCTGGTAGGCGTCCGCGCGCTGGACGAGTGCGTGGATGAACGCACCCACGCCAACCGCTGTGCCGGCCCAGCTGATGACCTGCAAGATCCAGAACGCGATGAACGGCACCTTCCCAGCCTACGTCCCTTCGCCCCCATCGTCCGATTCGGTCATCCCCAGAATGCCACGAACGCGAGTACGGCGTCACCGCCGCCGATTTCCGTGGCCCGGCCATGCCGTCGGCGAGACCGCCACGCACCGGTGACCCGGCCCCACGGCAGGAAAACGGCCCGGTCGCCAGGACCGGGCCGTTTTCCGAACCGTGTTCGCGAACCGCTTACTTGGTGGTCTTCGGCGTGGTCGCGTTCGCCGGGCGCTTCGCCGGCGTCGTGCTCCGGCGGGCGGCCGGGGCCTTCGTCGGCGCGGTCTTGGGAGCCGCCTTCGGCTGCTCGTCGACCTCGTCCTCGATGGTGCCGGCGACCTCGTCCGCGGCCTCGGCGACCTTCTCACCACCGGCGCGGGTGCGCTTCGCGACCAGGCCGAGCACGTCCTCGACCTTCTCGCGCGCGTCGGTGCTCACCTCGCCGACGCGCTCCTGCGCGGCGGTCAGTGCCTCCTCGACCTGCTCGAGCACACTCTTCACCCGCGGCTCGGCGCGGAACTTGTCCCACGCCTGCTCACCGGTCTCGGCCAGCTTGTTGTACAGGTTCAGCGCGGCCAGGGTGTACTCGTCGATGACCTTGCGCAGCTCGGCCGGGTCGAGCTTCTCGCGCAGGGTGGTCACCTCGCTGGGCAGCTCCTCGAAGTTCTTCCGCGCGGCCTCGCTGCCCTCGGCGACGCGCTCCCGGGCCTTGCCCACGGCGTCGACGACGGCCTGGCCGGCCAGGTTGCCGGCACCCAGGGCGGCGAGCAGCGGGGTCCGGAGCTGGTCGATGGCGGTCTTGGTGTTGGGCATTGTGCTCACTCCTTGGCGATGGCGGTTGTCGGTCCTCGATCGCCGCCCGCCGCCGCGTTCTCCCGGCGGAACGACTCGTACACGTCGAGCAGGACCTGCTTCTGCCGCTCGGTCAGCTCGGTGTCCGCGCGGATCGCGTCGGGCACCGGCCCCCCGGTCGGCAGGTCGAGGATTCCGGCCTGCACGTAGAGCGCCTCCGCGGAGATCCGCAGTCCCTTGGCGATCTGCTGCAGGATCTCCGCGCTGGGCTTGCGCACCCCGCGCTCGATCTGGCTCAGGTACGGATTGGACACTCCGGCGAGCTTTGCCAGTTGCCGCAAGGAGATCTTCGCGTTGTTGCGCTGCTGGCGGATGTACTCACCGATCCCGGAGGCGATGTCGGCGACCTTGTCGACCGGTCCGCCCGCCGAGTTGTCGTGTCCGTTGTCCTCCGGCATGTCAGTCCTTCTCCTCGCGACGGGATCCACGCTACGCCGAGGTGCTAGCTGTTGCAAGCACACTGCTTGCAACCATCGAGTGTTAGCTGGGTCACGCCACCACGCACCGCCGGCCGAGGGCGGCAGGTCCCGTTCTTGTCCTCGGTGGACGGTTACGGCAGGCGCGATCGCACCCACTGCGCCACGTGCTCGACGCTCGCCGCGAGCGGCACGGTCGTGGTGTCGAAGAGGGAAACCGGCGGATCGAGCGTCTCGGCGTTCTTCCGCAGCCAGTCGTTGAACTCGAGCATCTCCGCGATGCGGGGTTCGTCCCACCCGCGCCAGGCCGGGCGACGGCGGAGGCGCCGGGCGAGCACCTCGGGGTCGGCGACGAGGGCGAGGTAGTGGATCTCGCTGAACAACGCCCGCTCGGGCAGGGTCTCGAACTCCGGCGGCACCACCGTTCCGCACAGCACGACCGGCCGGCCGTTCTGGTGAACCATCGCGGCCATCCGCAGCCAGGTGCCGCGGAACGCCGGATGCCCGTTCACGTCGTCCCGCAGCCCGGCCACCCAGAGCACGTCCTGCTCCAGGACCATGACCCGGCCGCCGAGCCGGTCCACCAGGGCCGGGCCGACCGTCGACTTGCCCGCACCGCTCGGTCCGGTGAGCGCGAACAGCGGCAGCCGGCGAAAGGGCCAGCGGTGGCCGCACCGGTGGCACCACCGGATGTCGCCGGCCACCGCCGGCACCTCGGCCAGATCCCCGCACCGAGGGCAGATGCGCGGGTCCAGCATCGCTTCCGGCATCGCGTCAGTCGGCGTCAGTCGAAGAGCTGCTCGAGGAAGCTCCGCTTGCGGTGACCCCGATGCCCGTAGGGACGCGGAGAGTCGGAGTAGTGACCACCGTGGTACGGCCGTGGCGAGTCGTCGTAACCGTGCCCACGGTAAGGACGGGGGGAGTCGCCGTATCCATGACGACCGTACGGTCGCGGTGAATCCCGGTACGGCTCGCCGTGCCCCACGCCCTGGTACGGCGGCGGAGCAGCGGCCGGACCGCCGTAGTAGGCGCTCTCCGCACCCACGATCTGCTCCAGCTCGCCGTGGTCCAGGAAGATGCCCCGGCAACCGTCGCACTGCTCGATGTGGATGCCGTTCTTGTTGACGGTCCGCATCACGTTCTGGCATTTCGGACAAATCACAGGTCTCACATTACGCAGGATCCGGGCCGTGGTCCGCCGGTTCCGGCTCGACGCGCATCATTCGGCCCGCAGCGCCTCCACCCTGGTGACCGCCCGGAGCGCGGGCATGACCGCGCCGGTCACCGCGAACACCAGGACCACCGCCATCGCTGCGGTCAACGCGATGAACCCGGCGTCAACGTGGAACACCACGCGGGGGCCCATCAGCCGCACGGTCAGCGCTGCGGTGCCGATCGCCACCGCCACGGCGACCACGACTCCGAACACCAACGGGATCGCGTTCTGCCAGAGCAGTGACCGCGCCAGGACCGGCAGCGGCACACCGGACGCGTGCATCGCCGCGAAGGCCCTCCGTCGTTCGCTCAGCTGACCAGCCAGCAGCACCAGCAGACTGACCGCCGCGATGACGAGACCCAGCAGGCCCCCGGTGTAGAGCACGCCGGTGGCCGCTGCCAGGAAGTCCTGGCCACTGCCGCCGAGGTACTCGTCGTCGCCCCGGACCGTCGCCTGCCAGCCGAGCGGTCCCAGCGCGGCCCGGACCCGGTCCAGTGAGTCCGGCGCGAGCAGGACCGCGATCGTCGGTCCGGTCGCCGGCAGCTGTTGCCGGCTCGCCGCCGCCGGCGTGACCGCCACCGAAATCCCGCGGACGAGCGCCGCGGTCCCGGGAGACGCGGACGCCGCGTCCGCCGGGACCGTGAACCGCGCCTCGTCCACGGTCATCGTCGAACCGGGGTGGACGCCCGAGCCGCCCACCACGTAGGCGGCGCCGTCGGCACACCCGGACGCGCCGAGGAGCTGCGCCAGCACCGGGCACGGCGCGACCAGCAGCCCAGCCGGTCGCCCATCCCCCCGGTGCGCCGTCAGCCGCTGGATCGGGTAGGCGCCGGTTACCCCGGGCGTCCCGTGGAGCAGCCGCAGCGCCTCCGCCTCGGTGCTGTCGACGACGTTGGCCATCGCTGTGCCGCCGGCCGCCGCCGGTGCCCGGTCCACGTGCGCGGCCGACGAACCGATCATCGTCTGCAACGTGATGACCCCGGCCAGCACGACCACCACGCCGGCCACGACCCGGTTGGGCGTGCCGCTGTCGAGCTGCAGCCGACGGACGGCCAGCTGGCACGCCGGGCTCCCGCCCCTGATCCGCCGGACCACGAACCCGGTCACCCAGGGCATGACGGCGGGCACGGCGATCAGCAGGAACGCCGCTCCGGCGAGCAGGAACGGGAGGGTGCTGCCAGGGCGGGACTCCACCCCCAGAAGCTTGTCCGGCAGCAACGCGACGACGCCGAGCACGAGCAGGACCAGCCGCCACCACAACCGTCTGCGCTCCGGCTTCGCCTGGCGCAGCACCGCGAGCGGTTCGACGATGAGCCGCCGCAGCCCGAACCACGCCGGGCCGATCGCGAGCACCGGGACGAGCAGGGCCACCACCACCCCCAGCGGCCAGCCCGGCACGAAGTCCGAGGGGAACACCCTGATCCCCTCGAACTCCAGACCCGCTGCCAGGCTCCGCACGGCGAGGTAGAGCGCGAGGCCGAGCGCTCCGCCGGCCAGCGCACCGGCCAGCGACTCACCGGCCGCGATGCGGTGCACCTGCCCGCGGCGCGCGCCCGCTAGACGGAGCGTGGACAGCCGGCGTTCCCGCTCCGCGCCGCCGATCCGGCTCGCGGCGCTCAGCAGGACGAGCATCGGAACGAACAGCAGGACGACCCCGACGATCAACAGGAAGATCAGCTGGGGGGACGAGCCGTCCGGCGGGGCGCTCGCCCCGAAACCGCTGATCGCCGAGCCTGCGTTGGCGGCCCGCATACCGGTCGCGCCCACGTAGGCGAACAGCTCGTCCGGCCCGTCGAGCCCGCCCGGCGCGATGGCGCCGACCACGCGCTCGGGAAGCCTCTGCCGCAGCAACGGGTCCGTCGCGAGCCGGTCGGCCAGCGCCGGCGACACGACCATTTCCCCGGGGTGCGGAATCGCCGCCAGCCCGGGCGGGACCGGCGCGTCCGGACCGGTGGCTTCCAGCCAGCTCACCGTGAACGTCCGGTCTCCGACCGGCGTGCTCTGCGTGGACAGGTACAGCGACGCGGGCCCGTCCACCGGCACCGGTTCCCGCCCGGCGATGCGGTCGCCCCGCTCACCCAGTGCGTTGATCGTGCTCGTGGCCAGCAGGAGCATCAGCAACGACAAGCCGATGCCGATCGTGGTGAGCACCAGCCGGGGCAGGTTGGCACGGAACGTCCGGCCGCCCCCGACAGCCAGCCGGAAGCCCAGTGCGAAGTCGTTGAACCAGTTCACCGGGCGGCCACCCGTTCCGGAGTCCGCCCGTCCCGGACGATCACCTCGCGATCCGAGTAAGCCGCCACCCGCACGTCGTGCGTGACCAGTACGACGGCGGTTCTCAGGTCCTTCGCCGCCGCCACGAGCAGACGCATGACGCGCTCGCCGTTCAGCGAATCCAGCGCCCCGGTCGGCTCGTCGGCGAAGACGACCTTCGGCGTGGTGACCAACGCGCGCGCGATCGCGACCCGCTGTCCCTGGCCGCCGGACACCTCGCCGGGCCGCTTCCCGGCGAGGTCGCCGAGCTCGAACCGGTCGAGCGCCTCCCGTGCCGCGGCCTCGGCCGGTTTGCGCTTCGTCCCGCCCAGGCGCAGGGGCAGTGCGACGTTCTCCAGGCAGGACAACTCGGGAACGAGCTGGCCGAACTGGAAGACGAACCCGAACTCGGTGCGGCGCAAGGAAGAACGATGCGCGTCGGACATGGCCGCGAGATCCTGATCGCGGTAGCGGACCACACCGCTGTCCGGCCGCACGATCCCGGCGAGGCAGTGCAGGAGCGTGGACTTGCCCGATCCGGACGGTCCCATGACGGCGACGATTTCGCCCGCGTCGACGGCGAAATCCGCGCCACGCAACGCTTCCGTCGGCCCGAAGGACTTGCGCAACCCATCGGCGCTGAGCAGGCTCATGTCCGCACCTGCCGGGCGAGCTCGTCGAGCCGGGCAGCCGTCAGCTCGAGCCAGCTCAGGTCGGCTTCCAGGTGGAACAGGGCGTGGTCGCAGATCAGCGTGTCCGCCAGGTCGCCCTCGGCCTTGCGCCGGGTCAGGTCACGCATCACCTTCAGGTGCTCCGCCCGCTGCGTGTCGAGCACCATTCCGGCGTCCCGATCGGACAGCAGGGCGAGCACGACCTTGGTGTAGAGCGTGTTCTGCAGGTACGCCTCGGGTTTCTCCGGCGTGGTGAGCCACTGCTCGACGTCGGTGATCCCCGCGTCGGTGATGGCGTAGCTCTTGCGCTCCGGCCCGTCGCCCGGCTCGATCCCGCTTTCGGTGACCAGCCCGTTGCGCAGCAGGCGCGCCAGCGTGGCGTACACCTGCCCGTAGTGCAGCGGGCGGTCGTGACCGAAGCGCTCGTCGTAGGCACGTTTGAGCTCGTAGCCGTGCCGCGGGCCGGTTTCGAGCAGCCCGAGAAGCGTTTGTCCGATTCCCATGCGCCGGACTATACACACAATGTATAGTCGTCGTCTATACACCCAGTGTGCAGCGGGAACCCCGGATCGTTCCGGGCCGGTCAGCAGGCACAGAGACAGAAGGGATGACCGGCCGGATCGGCGTAGACGCGAAAGGTCTCCGGCTCCTCGTCGAGCGTTTTCGCGCCCAGTTCCAGCGCGCGGGCGTGCGCGGCTTCGAGATCGGTGACGTCGAGGTCGAGGTGCAGCTGCTGCGGCAGGTCCTGCCCCGGCCACGCGGGCGGCCGGTAGGACTCCACCCGCTGGAAGGAGATTCGCACCCCGCTCGGATCGCTCAGGTTCACCCAGTCCCGGTCGTCCCCCACCGCCGGCTCGGGCAGGTCGAGCAGGCGGGCGTAGAACCCCGCCAGGGCAACGGGATCCGGGCAGTCCAGAACGATCGCACCCAGCTTCGGCACCGCGCTCATCAGAAGTCCTTCCAGAATGGGGAACACCGAGCGACGAGTATGGGAGACGGGCGACACCAGCGCAACCAGTGTCCGGCTTACACTGGTGACGTGAGCTCGTCCGACGTGGCACTTGTCGTGGATTTCCTCAACACCCTCGACGTGGCGGACGGCACCGACGTGCTCACCCGCGGCGCCGGATGGCGCGGCTGGAGCCGCGAACGCGGCCTGGTGCCGGGGCCGGTGTCCGCGGCACGGGCCGCCCGCGCCGCATTGCGTGCGGCCGTGGGTGACGCGCTGCGGGCGGCACCGTTGACGGTTCCCGTCGTGGTCGAGGTGGATGTACGCGTGGGACCGGTACTGGTGGCGCGAGACGCCGTGGGCGCCGTGATGGCGGCCGCGGCCCGGCTGGTCGTGCTGGGGCACTGGTCGCGCGTGAAGATCTGCCCGGCGGACGACTGCCGGTGGGTGTTCTACGACGAGTCCCGCAACCGGTCGCGCACCTGGTGCTCGATGCGGGTGTGCGGCAACCGGGAGAAGGCGCGGAGCTGGCGGCAGCGGCAACCCTGACTGCGCACGGCCGGAGCCGGGCGCCGCTCGGTGTTGACCGGCGTGCACGACCGGGTTCGCGCGCGGGCCGATGCCCGGCCGCATCGCGCGGAGTTCTACGCGGAGTCGCCGCCGGCCTGCACCGGCCACCCGGTGGAATTACCCACAGCGGGCCTGTGGACAACTCGCCGGTCTGTGGACAACTCAGAAGAGCAGCTGGGCGACCGTGTAGATGACCAGTCCGGCGAGCGCGCCGACGACGGTGCCGTTGATCCGGATGAACTGGAGGTCCCGGCCGACCTGCAGCTCAACCTTGCGCGAGGTCTCCTCGGCGTCCCAGCGCTCGACGGTGTCGGTGATGATCGTGGTGATCTCGGTGGAGTAGTTGCGCACCACATACGCCGCCGTGCCTTCGAGCCAGCCGTCGACCTTGCCGCCGAGCCCCTCGTCCGACACGAGCCGCTCGCCCAGGCTCCGCAGCCCCTCCCGCACCCGGCGGCGCAGTTCGCTGGACGGGTCCTCGGCCGCGCTGAGCAGCATGCCCTTCGCGGTGCTCCACGCCGAACCGATCAGCTTCTGCACGTCGGGGTGGTCGAGGATCTGCTGCTTGACCTGCTCGGCGCGAGCCATCGTCTCGGGGTCGTTCTGCAGGTCCTGGGCGAACTCGCCGAGGAACTTGTCCAGCGCGAGGCGCATCGGGTGGTTGACGTCGGTCTTGACCGCCCAGGCGAACGACAGCACCTCGCCGTACACCTTGTCGGCCAGCATCGCGTCGACGAACTTCGGCGACCAGCTCGGTGCCCGGTCCGACACCACGCGCAGCACGGTCGCGTGGTTGTCCCGCACCCATTCGTAGGCGCGGTCGCACATCAGATCCACGAGCTTGTAGTGCGCGCCGTCGGCGAACACCTGCTGCAGCAGCTTGCCCAGCGGCGGCCCCCACGGCTGACCGACGACCCGGCGCACGACCGCCTGCTCCATGACGGCCTGCACGTCCTCGTCCTTGAGCACCGTCACCACCCCGCGCACGACGGTGGCCAGCTCGGAGGTGACCCGCTCGGCGTTCTCCGGCTTCGCCAGCCACTCCCCGAACCGCCGCGAGACCTCGACGCGCCGCAGCTTGTCGCGGATCACCTGCTCGGACAGGAAGTTCGTACCGACGAACTCGCCGAGGCTGCTGCCGATCATGTTCTTCTTGCTCGGGATGATCGCCGTGTGCGGGATCGGCAGGCCCAGCGGCCGCCGGAAAAGCGCCGTCACCGCGAACCAGTCGGCCAGCGCGCCGACCATGCCGGCCTCGGCGGCGGCGCGCACGTAGCCGACCCAGCCGGTCCAGCCCGCGGACTGCGCCCACGTGGTCAGCAGGAAGATCACGGTCGCGCCGAGCAGGAAGGCGAGCGCCACCAGCTTCATCCGGCGCAGCGCCCGCCGCTTGCCCTCCTGGTCCGGGACCGGGGGAAGGCTGATGTCAGCGGGGGTCGGTTGCTCCACAGGCCCATTGTCCGTGAGGATCGGCGATTATGCGCGAACCAGCTCTCGTCCCCCGGCTGCGGCCGTTCACGTCGACCATCTTCGCGGAGATGACCGCGCTCGCCGTGCGCACCGGGGCGGTCAACCTCGGCCAGGGCTTCCCGGACACCGACGGCCCACCGGGAATGCTCGACGCCGCGAAGAACGCGCTGTTCGGCGGCGCGAACCAATACCCGCCGGGGCCCGGCCGGCCGGAACTGCGGGCGGCGATCGCGCGGCACCGTTCGCGCTACGGACTGTCCTACGACCCGGACACCGAGATCCTCGTCACGGCCGGCGCCACCGAGGCCATTTCCGCCGCGCTCCTCGCGCTGACCGGACCCGGCGACGAGGTGATCGTGATCGAGCCCTACTACGACTCCTACGCGGCGGCCGTCGCGTTGGCCGGCGCGACCCGGCGGGTGGTGCCGCTCACCGAGACGGCCGACGGGCGGTTCGCGCCCGACCTCGACGCGCTGCGGGCCGCGGTCACCCCGGCGACCCGGGCGATCCTGGTGAATTCGCCGCACAACCCGACCGGAACAGTGTTCACCCGCGAGGAGCTGTCCGCGATCGCGGAGTTGTGCTGCGACCGCGACCTGATCGCGGTGACCGACGAGGTGTACGAGCACCTGGTCTTCGACGACGCCGAGCACGTGCCGCTCGCCGCGTTCCCGGGGATGCGCGACCGGACCGTCTCGATCTCCAGCGCGGGCAAGACGTTCAACTGCACCGGCTGGAAGATCGGCTGGGTGTGCAGCAGTCCCGGGCTCGTCGCCGCGGTGCGGGCCGCGAAGCAGTTCATGACGTTCGTGTCCGGCGGCCCGCTGCAGCCGGCCGTCGCGTACGCGCTCGACCACGAGCTGCCGTGGGTGGAGTCGCTGCGGACGTCGCTCGCCGCCAAGCGCGACCGGTTGTCCGCGGGGCTCGCCGCGGCGGGGTTCGCGGTCCGGCCGAGCCGCGGAACGTACTTCGTGTGTGCCGACGTGCGGCCGCTCGGGTTCACGGACGCGGCCGAACTCGCGTGGCAGCTGCCGGAACGGGTCGGTGTCGCGGCCGTGCCGGTCGGCGCGTTCACCGATCACCCCGCGGAGTGGCAGCACGTGCTGAGGTTCGCGTTCTGCAAACGGGACGACGTCCTGGACGAAGCGATCGAGCGGCTGCACAAGCTGGCTTGATCACCGTTCCGCTCAGGGGTGGTCGTAGCCACGCGCCTCCAGGTACCGGCGCAGCCGGTCCAGCGCGCGGCGCCGGAGCGGGCCGACGCTGCCGACCGCGATACCGAGCTCGGCCGCGATCTCGGCGTGCGTCGCGGGCGGGTCACGCAGCAGAAGCTCCGCCAGGCGCTGCTGGTGGCCCGGGAGCGCGGCGACCCCCTGCCGCAGCACCGCGTCCCGTTCGGCGATCAGCAGCACCCGCTCCGGTGCCGGGCCCCGGTCCGGCCGGTCGCGCTCGACGGGGACCTCATGGCGCCGCATCTCGAGCACCCGCAGCGCATGCCGCCGGGCGGTGGTCGCCAGCCAGCCGGGCAACCGGGCCGGGTCGCGCAGCTCGCGTCGCTGCGCCAGCGCCGCCCAGGTGTTCTGGCAGACGTCGGACGCGTCGGCGTCACCGAGGCGGTGTGACCGCGCCACACCGAGGATGACGGCCGAC
Proteins encoded in this window:
- a CDS encoding ABC transporter permease subunit, producing the protein MSEYLLAAGDRPLFEWRWVERNADQIVQRLGEHLALTAAALAIGLVVSLALAVLSLRWRWFYAVALGTAGALYVIPSLGAFALLVPFFGLSFTTAVIPLATYTLLILLRNIVTGIQQVPEEVREAAIGMGFTRVRLLLQVEFPLALPVVVAGLRVAAVTTIGLVTVTAMLGMGGLGFFIRQGIQTTTPNPTAIIVGIGLSIVLAVLVDALLWLSERALAPWARKAGRA
- a CDS encoding ABC transporter permease; the protein is MNAVEQALDWLGRPGRWSWTDPAGIPYRTVEHLGFSVLSLLVAAALAVPSALLLAHFRRGAFLASSAVNIGRAIPSFGLIILFWYLASRWGVGTSFWPLLLALVALALPPLFSNTYAGVVSLEPDAVDAARGIGHTERQIMLRIELPLALPVVLAGARVAFLQLVATVAIGAIVNDGGGLGRFIVDGFAQGAGGYGEILAGGLAVIVLALACEGVFALLERFAVPRGLILSRRTTLTTRPA
- a CDS encoding YbaK/EbsC family protein, encoding MRTWSIAGTLTVHPATERTDLLAEPVAKALATLDDTQAGVVEIDPGLADTAAFCDAYSSPLSASANCVVVSGKRAGEVRFAAALVLATTRADVNGVIKRRLDVRKASFAPTDEAVELTGMAYGGITPVGLPADWPILVDKAVADSPELVIGSGTRGGKLLVTGELLASLPGAEVIEGLAKPVS
- a CDS encoding DUF2516 family protein, whose amino-acid sequence is MPFIAFWILQVISWAGTAVGVGAFIHALVQRADAYQAADRKTKPIWLAITGAGTIAMGLFQFVGAGSFFWLAGLVAVLVYLVDVRPRLIEVQRGGKNW
- a CDS encoding helix-turn-helix domain-containing protein codes for the protein MPEDNGHDNSAGGPVDKVADIASGIGEYIRQQRNNAKISLRQLAKLAGVSNPYLSQIERGVRKPSAEILQQIAKGLRISAEALYVQAGILDLPTGGPVPDAIRADTELTERQKQVLLDVYESFRRENAAAGGDRGPTTAIAKE
- a CDS encoding AAA family ATPase, whose translation is MLDPRICPRCGDLAEVPAVAGDIRWCHRCGHRWPFRRLPLFALTGPSGAGKSTVGPALVDRLGGRVMVLEQDVLWVAGLRDDVNGHPAFRGTWLRMAAMVHQNGRPVVLCGTVVPPEFETLPERALFSEIHYLALVADPEVLARRLRRRPAWRGWDEPRIAEMLEFNDWLRKNAETLDPPVSLFDTTTVPLAASVEHVAQWVRSRLP
- a CDS encoding zf-TFIIB domain-containing protein, with product MICPKCQNVMRTVNKNGIHIEQCDGCRGIFLDHGELEQIVGAESAYYGGPAAAPPPYQGVGHGEPYRDSPRPYGRHGYGDSPRPYRGHGYDDSPRPYHGGHYSDSPRPYGHRGHRKRSFLEQLFD
- a CDS encoding FtsX-like permease family protein; amino-acid sequence: MNWFNDFALGFRLAVGGGRTFRANLPRLVLTTIGIGLSLLMLLLATSTINALGERGDRIAGREPVPVDGPASLYLSTQSTPVGDRTFTVSWLEATGPDAPVPPGLAAIPHPGEMVVSPALADRLATDPLLRQRLPERVVGAIAPGGLDGPDELFAYVGATGMRAANAGSAISGFGASAPPDGSSPQLIFLLIVGVVLLFVPMLVLLSAASRIGGAERERRLSTLRLAGARRGQVHRIAAGESLAGALAGGALGLALYLAVRSLAAGLEFEGIRVFPSDFVPGWPLGVVVALLVPVLAIGPAWFGLRRLIVEPLAVLRQAKPERRRLWWRLVLLVLGVVALLPDKLLGVESRPGSTLPFLLAGAAFLLIAVPAVMPWVTGFVVRRIRGGSPACQLAVRRLQLDSGTPNRVVAGVVVVLAGVITLQTMIGSSAAHVDRAPAAAGGTAMANVVDSTEAEALRLLHGTPGVTGAYPIQRLTAHRGDGRPAGLLVAPCPVLAQLLGASGCADGAAYVVGGSGVHPGSTMTVDEARFTVPADAASASPGTAALVRGISVAVTPAAASRQQLPATGPTIAVLLAPDSLDRVRAALGPLGWQATVRGDDEYLGGSGQDFLAAATGVLYTGGLLGLVIAAVSLLVLLAGQLSERRRAFAAMHASGVPLPVLARSLLWQNAIPLVFGVVVAVAVAIGTAALTVRLMGPRVVFHVDAGFIALTAAMAVVLVFAVTGAVMPALRAVTRVEALRAE
- a CDS encoding ABC transporter ATP-binding protein, which codes for MSLLSADGLRKSFGPTEALRGADFAVDAGEIVAVMGPSGSGKSTLLHCLAGIVRPDSGVVRYRDQDLAAMSDAHRSSLRRTEFGFVFQFGQLVPELSCLENVALPLRLGGTKRKPAEAAAREALDRFELGDLAGKRPGEVSGGQGQRVAIARALVTTPKVVFADEPTGALDSLNGERVMRLLVAAAKDLRTAVVLVTHDVRVAAYSDREVIVRDGRTPERVAAR
- a CDS encoding PadR family transcriptional regulator, which produces MGIGQTLLGLLETGPRHGYELKRAYDERFGHDRPLHYGQVYATLARLLRNGLVTESGIEPGDGPERKSYAITDAGITDVEQWLTTPEKPEAYLQNTLYTKVVLALLSDRDAGMVLDTQRAEHLKVMRDLTRRKAEGDLADTLICDHALFHLEADLSWLELTAARLDELARQVRT
- a CDS encoding VOC family protein, which produces MSAVPKLGAIVLDCPDPVALAGFYARLLDLPEPAVGDDRDWVNLSDPSGVRISFQRVESYRPPAWPGQDLPQQLHLDLDVTDLEAAHARALELGAKTLDEEPETFRVYADPAGHPFCLCAC
- a CDS encoding CGNR zinc finger domain-containing protein; amino-acid sequence: MSSSDVALVVDFLNTLDVADGTDVLTRGAGWRGWSRERGLVPGPVSAARAARAALRAAVGDALRAAPLTVPVVVEVDVRVGPVLVARDAVGAVMAAAARLVVLGHWSRVKICPADDCRWVFYDESRNRSRTWCSMRVCGNREKARSWRQRQP